TTGAAAGCTTCCCCTCATCAAACACTATCACTCCCGTTTTTGAATATCCATTAATGAAAACCCTATAAGTTGCTGGATTAATGCTCAGCTTGTACTGTAAATCCATCGCTTCATGAGGGGCAATTTTGCCAAATTTAAGTTTAATAAACTTAAGCTTTCTCTTCATTGGCATCACCTCACTCGAAGTAGTTCTTTATGTCAATGTATGTCTTCCTGTAAAGCTCGCTCTTCTTCATCTTTTCAACAAACTCTTTAGTTCTGATGTACTTGTCTTTCTTGTACTCCCAATCTGGGTGGAGTTTCTTCCACTCCTCCCAGCTGTAGCTGAACTGTGCCTGCACCTTATCTCTATAAAGTTCTGGGAGCACGTTGAAGGTACAGAAGGGCACTATTCTTCCGTCTGGTAGGGCATAGTGGATTACACATCTCTCGACTCTCTCAACATCATAGTTGTACTCATCCATGAAGTGCATCATTCCAAGGAATAAAGTTTTGTAGTGGAACTCTCCGAGAGCATCGTATGTTCCACGGGCAAAGGCATTCTTTATTACGTCAAGGACATCAAAGCTCTTTGGAGCGTATTTTTCATCGTAGAAGCTCTTGAACTTGAGGAATATCTCAGCACCAACTTTAAGCTTCTCAAGCCTGCCGAGCTTCTTCCATTTTTCAAGCTCTTCTGCTTTTTCTTCAAGGAACTCCACGAAGCCCTCAACATCGAGGAACCTTGATATCGGAATTACTCTGTCCTCATCAAGGAAGACGTAAGTTGCAGCACCGCAGCCAAAGTGAGAGGTCATGTAGTATCTGTGTCCCGTGAATGCTTCAAAGAATCTTGCTATATGCCCAGCTATTGGAATGGGATACCAGTCTTCTCTTGCTATTGCACCGTTTGTCTGCTCTTCAATCTTCTTTATTGCCCCAGGAATTGTGATCCTAAACCTCTGCCTCTCCTTCTTTGGAACCCTACCAACGAGGGAAATCGGCTGGAAGTTTACTCCTCTAACAATGTCAAGATGGTTAAGACCAAAGTTAATTATAGCTCCAAGCTCGTGGTCGTTCACATTCCTTATTGTTGTTGGGACTAAGACGATTCCAGGCCCACCTGCTTTTCTGACGTTCTCAAAGATGAGCGGAATCTCCCAGTGGTTCTTCCAGTTTGTCTGTGGGGTCATGCCATCATAGCTTAGATAGAGAGTATTAACTCCAGCCTCCCTAATCTTCTTAACCAGCTCTGGCTCAAAAGCTAATCTGATTCCATCGGTGTTGAGCTGAATATGATCATAGCCCTCTTCCTTTGCGATCTTGATTATCTCAATTAGGTCTTCTCTAAGTGTTGGCTCTCCACCGGTGAACTGAACAGCTGTTGCTCCAATGGGGATCTCTTTTTTAGCGTTGCGGAGCATCAGTCTAATCTGTTCAAGCGTAGGCTCGTAAATTGGCTGTCCTTCTTTAGCATAGAAGAAACAGTACCAACAGCTCAAATTACAGCGGTTAGTCAGGACTATATTGAGCAGATTAGTGTGTGAGCGGTGCCTCGGACAGAGACCACAGTCAAAAGGACAATTAACACCA
The nucleotide sequence above comes from Thermococcus sp. M39. Encoded proteins:
- a CDS encoding DUF3213 domain-containing protein — encoded protein: MPMKRKLKFIKLKFGKIAPHEAMDLQYKLSINPATYRVFINGYSKTGVIVFDEGKLSKEEILKTLSDYEPEIAEEREITLEELVNSSMSWRNVMGEILSQ
- the tes gene encoding tetraether lipid synthase Tes, which encodes MAEVIGEIPSGEKEFSELTRKVRDLIEYPELSEEEFQDLLKKASRGYGGPLPHRTYSLCPETRKVVPAVVWEKDGKVWITKKCPEGLITEVYYEDVEMYYRFKEWRFEEKKLASFNVENSGVNCPFDCGLCPRHRSHTNLLNIVLTNRCNLSCWYCFFYAKEGQPIYEPTLEQIRLMLRNAKKEIPIGATAVQFTGGEPTLREDLIEIIKIAKEEGYDHIQLNTDGIRLAFEPELVKKIREAGVNTLYLSYDGMTPQTNWKNHWEIPLIFENVRKAGGPGIVLVPTTIRNVNDHELGAIINFGLNHLDIVRGVNFQPISLVGRVPKKERQRFRITIPGAIKKIEEQTNGAIAREDWYPIPIAGHIARFFEAFTGHRYYMTSHFGCGAATYVFLDEDRVIPISRFLDVEGFVEFLEEKAEELEKWKKLGRLEKLKVGAEIFLKFKSFYDEKYAPKSFDVLDVIKNAFARGTYDALGEFHYKTLFLGMMHFMDEYNYDVERVERCVIHYALPDGRIVPFCTFNVLPELYRDKVQAQFSYSWEEWKKLHPDWEYKKDKYIRTKEFVEKMKKSELYRKTYIDIKNYFE